A genome region from Sphingobium sp. CR2-8 includes the following:
- a CDS encoding PaaI family thioesterase, translated as MLSDIRFDERDETFQDLGEDMVEEFPQTNTGHDRFLGIVLLSEETGVAEFGLDWRDDLMAQQFSQVPASAPILSLMEGACSRAVSSALSNSEPSVILSLRVDHLRPARPGHRLVGKAECVRITSRIAFARGIAHDGDENDPVANVNASFFRVVEA; from the coding sequence ATGTTGTCGGACATCCGGTTCGATGAACGTGATGAGACGTTTCAAGATTTAGGCGAAGATATGGTAGAGGAATTTCCCCAAACGAACACCGGCCATGACCGCTTTCTCGGCATAGTCCTGCTATCGGAAGAGACCGGTGTAGCCGAGTTTGGCCTCGACTGGCGCGATGACCTGATGGCTCAGCAATTCTCCCAGGTTCCTGCGTCGGCGCCAATTCTTAGCTTGATGGAAGGCGCCTGCAGCCGTGCCGTGTCGTCAGCACTCAGCAATTCGGAGCCGAGTGTGATACTTAGCCTCAGGGTCGATCATCTGCGCCCCGCGCGTCCGGGGCATCGCCTCGTGGGTAAAGCGGAATGCGTACGGATAACCTCGCGAATTGCGTTTGCACGAGGTATTGCGCACGATGGCGACGAAAATGACCCTGTCGCCAATGTCAACGCAAGCTTCTTCCGCGTGGTTGAAGCATGA
- the leuC gene encoding 3-isopropylmalate dehydratase large subunit: MTAVPRTIFQKIWDAHVVAPADGGNVILYIDRHLVNEVTSPQAFEGLRLAGRTVRRSQATIAVADHNVPTSERDQPIADEGSRIQVATLERNVADFGVPYVPLLSRGQGIVHVIGPELGLTLPGLTIVCGDSHTSTHGAFGALAFGIGTSEVEHVLATQTLLQAPAKNMLVNVEGTLSPGVTAKDLILAIIGRIGTAGATGHVIEYAGPAISGLDMAGRMTVCNMSIEAGARAGLIAPDETTFAYLEGLPYVPRGDAFTRAKAQWRALRSDPGADYDSVITIDASAVAPMVTWGTSPEAVCTIDDVVPSLDGLRDEEVAQRRQMLDYMGLVAGTPVADIPIDVVFIGSCTNSRIEDLRAAAKIAEGRKVAEGVRALVVPGSGRIRAQAEREGLDQIFVSAGFEWREAGCSMCLGMNPDRLRPGERCASTSNRNFEGRQGPGGRTHLMSPAMAAAAAVCGKITDVRRLADA; encoded by the coding sequence GTGACAGCCGTGCCCCGCACCATTTTTCAGAAGATTTGGGACGCCCATGTCGTAGCACCGGCGGATGGCGGCAATGTCATTCTTTATATCGATCGTCACCTCGTCAATGAGGTAACAAGTCCCCAGGCGTTCGAGGGGCTGCGCCTCGCTGGGCGCACCGTCCGGCGCTCACAGGCGACGATCGCGGTGGCCGATCACAATGTCCCGACGTCAGAGCGGGACCAGCCGATTGCCGATGAGGGTAGCCGCATCCAGGTAGCGACGCTCGAACGCAACGTCGCCGATTTTGGTGTTCCTTATGTGCCGCTCTTGAGTCGCGGTCAGGGTATCGTCCACGTCATCGGCCCGGAATTGGGCCTGACTTTGCCAGGCCTGACGATCGTATGCGGCGACAGCCACACGTCGACCCACGGGGCTTTCGGCGCCCTCGCATTCGGCATCGGAACATCCGAAGTAGAGCATGTCCTTGCCACCCAGACGCTTCTGCAGGCGCCGGCGAAAAACATGCTGGTCAATGTGGAAGGCACGCTATCGCCCGGCGTTACGGCGAAGGATCTCATCCTGGCCATCATCGGCCGGATCGGGACGGCGGGAGCAACGGGGCACGTAATAGAATATGCGGGACCGGCGATCAGCGGACTGGACATGGCGGGCCGCATGACGGTCTGCAACATGTCCATCGAGGCGGGCGCACGCGCCGGTCTGATTGCCCCCGACGAGACGACCTTCGCCTATCTCGAGGGCCTGCCCTACGTCCCCAGAGGTGACGCATTCACACGGGCCAAAGCACAATGGCGAGCGTTGCGCAGTGATCCCGGTGCAGATTACGACAGCGTCATAACGATCGATGCGTCCGCCGTAGCGCCGATGGTAACGTGGGGCACAAGCCCAGAAGCGGTCTGCACGATCGACGATGTCGTGCCTAGCCTGGATGGTCTTCGGGATGAGGAAGTCGCCCAGAGGCGCCAGATGCTGGACTATATGGGTTTGGTCGCGGGGACGCCTGTCGCTGACATTCCGATCGATGTCGTGTTTATCGGCAGTTGTACGAATAGCCGTATCGAGGATTTGCGAGCCGCTGCAAAAATTGCCGAAGGGCGAAAGGTCGCAGAAGGCGTTCGCGCGCTGGTCGTCCCCGGATCCGGGCGCATCCGGGCCCAGGCTGAGCGGGAAGGGTTGGACCAGATCTTCGTCTCTGCCGGTTTTGAATGGCGCGAGGCGGGCTGTTCCATGTGTCTCGGCATGAATCCCGACCGGCTTCGACCGGGCGAGCGTTGCGCCTCGACGTCCAACAGGAATTTCGAGGGGCGCCAGGGGCCCGGCGGGCGCACCCACCTGATGTCCCCGGCCATGGCCGCGGCTGCGGCCGTCTGCGGCAAGATC
- the istB gene encoding IS21-like element helper ATPase IstB, producing MHSLGLAGMAAAWRDIAEQDTAGDLTRDEWLGLMLDREIATRADRRLTNRLASAKLRFVDACVENIDFGAHRGLDRRNILSLAQGAWLKANENLIITGQTGTGKTWLGCAVGRQAARQDHSVLYLRMPRLFEDLALARLDGRFPRVVDKLARVQLLILDDWGTHSLNDQQRLDLLEIFEERYRRRSTLITAQLPVAAWHEMIGEPTIADAILDRIVHNAHRITLKGDSMRRQKAPHGLTQDANIEITQP from the coding sequence ATGCATAGCCTGGGGCTAGCAGGCATGGCGGCCGCATGGCGCGACATTGCCGAGCAGGACACCGCTGGCGATCTGACCCGAGACGAATGGCTCGGGCTCATGCTTGACCGCGAGATCGCCACTCGCGCCGATCGACGGCTGACCAATCGTCTTGCCAGCGCGAAACTGCGCTTTGTCGACGCCTGTGTCGAAAATATCGACTTCGGGGCGCACCGCGGACTGGATCGCCGCAATATCCTCTCTCTCGCACAGGGCGCCTGGCTCAAGGCAAATGAGAATCTCATTATCACCGGCCAAACCGGCACGGGAAAAACGTGGCTGGGATGTGCGGTCGGGCGACAGGCAGCGCGCCAGGATCACTCCGTCTTATATCTGCGCATGCCGCGACTCTTCGAGGATCTTGCTCTTGCGCGCCTCGACGGTCGCTTCCCACGCGTCGTTGACAAGCTTGCCCGCGTTCAGCTGCTCATTCTGGACGACTGGGGTACCCATAGCCTCAACGATCAGCAACGCCTTGATCTACTCGAAATCTTCGAGGAACGGTATCGCCGTAGATCCACACTCATCACCGCCCAGCTCCCGGTGGCGGCCTGGCACGAAATGATCGGCGAGCCCACGATCGCCGATGCTATCCTCGACCGCATCGTCCACAATGCCCATCGCATCACGCTAAAAGGTGACAGCATGCGGCGACAAAAAGCTCCGCATGGCTTGACCCAGGACGCAAATATCGAAATCACTCAACCATGA
- a CDS encoding SDR family NAD(P)-dependent oxidoreductase, producing MPSKSPRFVAIVTGAAQGIGAATVRQLVTHGYYVSLVDRNPEALQQAARDLPQDLVHTIVADVSSAADMQRMADETIDRFGAIDALHANAAINGAGGPTRFADPGDFDLVMGVNVRGAMITMQAVLPTMLAQGRGSIVFTASAAGLRASPQLGVYSVSKFALIGLMKNAAADLGPAGIRVNAVAPGLTDTPAYRRVVQQGKASGERNIFEKRTLPLGRIGEADEVAEAVHWLLSDAARYVTGAVLSVDGGLIL from the coding sequence ATGCCGAGTAAAAGCCCCAGATTTGTCGCGATTGTCACCGGCGCCGCACAAGGAATTGGCGCAGCGACTGTTCGTCAGTTGGTTACGCACGGCTATTACGTTAGCCTGGTCGATCGCAATCCCGAGGCGCTCCAACAAGCAGCACGCGATTTGCCGCAGGATCTCGTACACACCATCGTAGCCGACGTTTCCAGCGCAGCAGATATGCAAAGAATGGCCGACGAGACAATAGACCGCTTTGGTGCGATCGATGCGCTTCATGCAAACGCCGCCATCAACGGTGCCGGGGGCCCTACACGCTTCGCCGATCCAGGGGATTTTGATCTTGTGATGGGGGTGAATGTCCGCGGTGCGATGATCACGATGCAGGCGGTGCTACCCACTATGCTGGCGCAGGGTCGGGGCTCGATCGTGTTCACGGCATCGGCCGCGGGGCTGCGTGCATCGCCACAACTCGGCGTTTACAGCGTATCGAAGTTCGCGCTGATTGGGTTGATGAAAAATGCGGCGGCTGATTTGGGCCCTGCGGGGATCCGGGTCAACGCGGTAGCCCCTGGGTTAACGGACACTCCGGCATATCGCCGGGTCGTCCAGCAGGGCAAAGCCAGCGGCGAGCGCAACATCTTTGAGAAGAGGACCCTACCACTCGGCCGTATTGGCGAGGCCGATGAAGTAGCGGAGGCGGTGCATTGGCTGCTCAGCGATGCCGCCCGCTATGTCACCGGCGCGGTGCTTAGCGTAGACGGCGGCCTTATACTATAA
- the istA gene encoding IS21 family transposase produces the protein MPRRKQTRRTDVKDMRSILRLTYDQGLSVRAVSERLKLSKTTVSTYLLRAREAGLTGWPLPAGYDDDTAIERLVFRRVGRPPQDLGEPDWPVVAREIKRKGVTLVLLWQEYRAAHPNGYGYTWFCDRFLSFQRRTHVSFRNRHEAGAVLQTDYAGQTVPLIDPVTGVITQAQIFVAVLGASSFTFAMASLSQQLPDWIDAQCRALAFVGGVPRAIVCDNLKAGVAKALWFEPTLSATFAAMAEHYDTTILPTRSRRPRDKGKVEGAVLIVERWILARLRNRRFFSLADLNAAIADLLVDLNDRPMRHVGKSRRAIFDEIERTALAALPTSVFEYAEWKRAKVHPDYHVEVDKTFYSVPHGLIGRQVDIRLTHRVVEIFYDHARVASHMRTSQRRGHVTVNEHMPKAHQRYANISPASLIERARKTGPNTATFVERLMVDKPHPEQGYRSAMGILSLARRYERNRLEAACDRALVIGAVTYSSVNAILKAGLDKIQPATGPLKPTPAHGNIRGGSYYQ, from the coding sequence ATGCCAAGGCGGAAGCAGACGAGACGAACCGACGTGAAGGACATGCGATCGATCCTCCGGCTGACCTACGATCAGGGTTTGTCGGTACGGGCCGTGTCAGAGCGGCTGAAGCTTAGCAAGACGACGGTGTCGACCTATTTACTGCGGGCGCGCGAGGCTGGGCTGACAGGCTGGCCGTTGCCGGCCGGCTACGACGATGACACAGCGATCGAACGGTTGGTGTTCCGCCGTGTCGGCCGCCCTCCTCAGGATCTGGGCGAGCCGGACTGGCCAGTGGTTGCGCGGGAGATCAAGCGCAAGGGCGTGACGCTGGTTTTGCTGTGGCAGGAATATCGGGCTGCCCATCCCAACGGCTATGGCTATACTTGGTTTTGCGATCGGTTCCTGTCCTTCCAGCGGCGGACCCATGTCAGCTTTCGCAATCGGCATGAGGCTGGAGCTGTCCTGCAAACCGATTATGCTGGGCAGACTGTGCCGCTGATCGATCCTGTGACCGGCGTCATCACCCAGGCACAGATCTTCGTAGCGGTGCTGGGTGCTTCATCCTTCACCTTCGCAATGGCTAGCTTGAGCCAGCAGTTGCCGGACTGGATCGACGCGCAGTGCCGGGCATTGGCCTTTGTTGGCGGCGTTCCGCGCGCGATCGTGTGCGACAATCTGAAAGCGGGCGTTGCCAAAGCGCTATGGTTCGAGCCCACGCTCAGCGCGACCTTTGCGGCGATGGCCGAGCATTACGATACGACGATCCTGCCTACCCGGAGCCGGCGGCCGCGCGACAAAGGAAAGGTCGAGGGCGCAGTGTTGATCGTGGAGCGCTGGATCCTGGCGCGGCTGCGCAATCGGCGCTTCTTCAGTCTGGCGGATCTCAATGCCGCGATCGCAGACTTGCTGGTTGATCTCAATGATCGGCCCATGCGCCATGTCGGCAAATCCCGTCGCGCAATCTTTGACGAGATCGAACGGACGGCATTGGCAGCGTTACCTACGTCGGTGTTCGAATATGCCGAGTGGAAACGCGCCAAGGTCCATCCTGATTATCATGTCGAGGTCGACAAGACCTTTTACTCCGTGCCGCACGGACTGATCGGTCGGCAGGTCGATATCCGCCTGACGCATCGAGTAGTCGAGATCTTCTACGATCATGCGCGGGTCGCCAGCCATATGCGGACATCGCAGCGCCGTGGGCACGTTACCGTGAATGAGCACATGCCCAAAGCGCATCAGCGCTACGCGAATATATCGCCAGCGAGCCTGATCGAGCGCGCCAGGAAAACGGGTCCTAACACAGCGACGTTCGTGGAAAGGCTGATGGTCGACAAGCCGCATCCCGAGCAGGGCTATCGCTCCGCCATGGGCATCCTCTCGTTGGCCCGGCGCTACGAACGCAATCGGCTTGAAGCCGCCTGCGATCGGGCGCTGGTGATCGGCGCTGTCACCTACTCATCCGTCAACGCCATCCTCAAGGCCGGGCTCGACAAGATCCAGCCGGCAACGGGGCCACTCAAACCGACACCGGCGCACGGCAACATCCGTGGTGGGTCCTATTATCAATGA
- the tnpA gene encoding IS66-like element accessory protein TnpA, protein MRQITVMTGPERRRRWSDEERLQILAEAFAPGASVLAVARRHDISTARIYTWRNKLRQPPALTEFAEAVVDDGEQQNAHQAAMPVIIVDLGGKGRVSISASAPAALVSAALKALR, encoded by the coding sequence ATGCGGCAGATCACGGTGATGACCGGGCCGGAACGGCGGCGGCGCTGGAGCGACGAGGAACGGCTCCAGATTTTGGCAGAAGCCTTTGCGCCTGGGGCCAGCGTTTTGGCTGTGGCGCGGCGGCACGATATTTCCACGGCGCGCATTTACACGTGGCGCAACAAGCTGCGGCAGCCGCCCGCCCTGACGGAGTTCGCCGAGGCGGTGGTTGACGATGGCGAACAGCAGAATGCGCACCAGGCCGCAATGCCGGTGATCATCGTGGATCTGGGTGGCAAAGGGCGCGTGAGCATATCTGCGTCGGCACCAGCTGCCTTGGTGTCGGCAGCGCTCAAGGCCCTGCGATGA
- a CDS encoding acyl-CoA thioesterase domain-containing protein — MMIVRPYANSLGVRVEQDAMSGLPLCTMPPGPRVAGDSDMLHGGALAGLLEAAAGTAVEQSLGTTQLEVQPVSINVDYMRKGRLVKTQANAEIVRRGAHIVHVEATAWQDDPQRPIAVARLVFSLRARG; from the coding sequence ATGATGATCGTCCGCCCTTACGCCAACTCTCTGGGCGTGCGCGTTGAACAAGACGCCATGAGCGGACTTCCGCTCTGCACCATGCCACCCGGTCCGCGGGTTGCTGGAGACTCGGATATGTTGCACGGCGGCGCGCTGGCCGGGTTGCTCGAGGCAGCAGCTGGCACCGCTGTGGAACAATCGCTTGGTACTACGCAACTTGAGGTGCAGCCGGTGTCTATCAACGTCGATTACATGCGCAAGGGACGTCTGGTCAAAACGCAAGCGAATGCCGAGATAGTGCGGCGGGGCGCCCATATCGTGCATGTCGAGGCCACTGCCTGGCAGGATGACCCGCAGCGCCCCATAGCGGTCGCGCGCTTGGTTTTCTCCCTGCGTGCGAGAGGCTAA
- a CDS encoding hydroxymethylglutaryl-CoA lyase, with protein MTGVKAVTIVDVGPRDGFQPIGPFIPTDQKLTTIRQLHAAGLRRIEATAFVSDVAVPQLADAATIVQATQDLDGLEVQVLVPNLRHTERALAAGATRLAFVLSVSEKHNMNNVRRTPLDSVAEYARICAMLPEGVAMRINLATAFDCPFDGPVDPAEALDIIARVAAIKPDAELCLCDTTGRVTPDRVAALLGTARSRHPEVAQWAFHGHDTYGLGVANVIAATTAGLTVIDASVAGLGGCPFAPGATGNVATEDVVWTLERMGISTGIDLMALIAVAGEAAKLPGATAGGRVRDALVATLCRQEA; from the coding sequence ATGACAGGCGTGAAGGCAGTGACGATCGTCGACGTCGGGCCACGTGATGGCTTTCAACCGATCGGGCCGTTCATTCCGACCGATCAGAAGCTGACGACCATTCGGCAGCTCCACGCGGCCGGACTGCGGCGGATCGAAGCTACCGCCTTCGTCAGCGATGTCGCTGTCCCGCAACTCGCGGACGCGGCGACCATAGTCCAGGCCACCCAGGATCTCGACGGGCTGGAGGTGCAGGTACTCGTCCCAAATTTGCGTCACACGGAACGGGCCCTGGCGGCCGGCGCGACCAGGCTGGCATTCGTGCTCTCCGTTTCGGAGAAGCACAATATGAACAACGTTCGCCGTACGCCGCTGGACTCGGTCGCGGAATATGCGCGGATTTGCGCCATGTTGCCAGAGGGCGTGGCAATGCGGATCAATCTGGCGACGGCGTTCGACTGCCCGTTCGATGGGCCTGTCGATCCAGCGGAAGCGCTGGACATCATCGCGCGCGTGGCGGCGATAAAGCCGGACGCGGAGCTCTGCCTATGTGACACAACCGGGCGCGTCACGCCGGACCGGGTCGCCGCGTTGTTGGGAACGGCGCGAAGCCGGCACCCCGAAGTCGCGCAATGGGCGTTTCACGGGCATGACACCTATGGTCTTGGCGTCGCAAACGTCATTGCGGCCACCACCGCCGGCTTGACCGTCATTGACGCCTCCGTCGCTGGCCTTGGCGGCTGCCCGTTTGCCCCCGGAGCGACCGGCAACGTTGCCACCGAAGACGTGGTGTGGACTCTCGAACGGATGGGCATTTCAACGGGGATCGACCTGATGGCCCTGATCGCCGTGGCTGGAGAGGCCGCAAAACTTCCCGGAGCAACCGCTGGCGGGCGCGTGCGCGATGCCCTGGTTGCCACATTATGTCGGCAGGAGGCTTAA
- the tnpB gene encoding IS66 family insertion sequence element accessory protein TnpB (TnpB, as the term is used for proteins encoded by IS66 family insertion elements, is considered an accessory protein, since TnpC, encoded by a neighboring gene, is a DDE family transposase.), with the protein MIPAGARVWIAMGHTDMRRGMQSLAAMVQQSFSRDPFAGDLWVFRGRSGALVKIIWHDGLGMSLYSKRLERGKFIWPAAKDGVVSLTSSQLACLLDGVDWRNPQYSWRPQSAG; encoded by the coding sequence ATGATCCCAGCTGGCGCGCGGGTGTGGATTGCGATGGGCCACACAGATATGCGGCGCGGCATGCAGAGCTTGGCAGCAATGGTGCAGCAGAGCTTCTCGCGAGACCCATTTGCCGGCGATCTTTGGGTCTTTCGCGGGCGCAGCGGGGCGCTTGTGAAGATAATCTGGCACGACGGCCTCGGGATGTCGTTATATTCGAAGCGATTGGAACGAGGGAAGTTCATTTGGCCCGCCGCGAAGGACGGCGTGGTGTCGCTGACGAGCTCACAGCTGGCCTGTCTGCTCGACGGAGTGGACTGGCGGAACCCGCAGTATAGCTGGCGCCCACAGAGCGCAGGATAG
- a CDS encoding CaiB/BaiF CoA transferase family protein, with amino-acid sequence MADTKLPGATLHGLRVLEIGHFVAAPFCTRLLGDLGADIIKVEPLAGDPVRQWGEQIDGHSLWWSVHGRNKRSIAVNLKAPEAREIILKIVADCDVLVENFRPGQLDRMGLDAKCLKSARPGLIIARISGYGQSGPYKDRAAFGVIGEAIGGLRYLTNHPPGTFGLPPVRVGISIGDSIAGLYAAFGIMSALWQRDRSGGDGESRILDVALTESVFSMMEAMLPEYGRLGKIKEPTGGGIATAAPSNAYPAQDGGFVLIAANSEPLFARLMELIGRPELVSDARFVGNLARVAHAVELDALISDWTRNYTAEALEGLLTASDIPNSRAYTAADAANDVQYLARGMVREIDDPLLGPVLHSGIVPHVEESPGEVRWAGPAVGQHTELVLREAGYEAADISEFKRKGVVI; translated from the coding sequence ATGGCGGATACGAAATTGCCCGGAGCGACCCTGCACGGACTGCGAGTTCTTGAAATCGGGCATTTCGTTGCGGCGCCTTTCTGCACCAGATTGTTAGGCGACCTTGGCGCGGATATCATCAAGGTAGAGCCGCTGGCTGGCGATCCTGTCCGTCAGTGGGGCGAGCAGATCGACGGTCATTCATTATGGTGGTCTGTACACGGTCGAAATAAGCGTAGTATCGCGGTCAACCTGAAGGCGCCCGAAGCGCGCGAGATCATCCTGAAGATCGTCGCCGACTGCGACGTGCTCGTGGAGAATTTTCGTCCCGGGCAACTGGATCGAATGGGGCTCGACGCCAAATGTTTGAAATCAGCCCGGCCCGGCCTGATCATTGCCCGGATTTCAGGATATGGCCAATCCGGCCCATATAAAGACCGAGCTGCCTTTGGCGTGATCGGGGAGGCAATCGGGGGGCTGCGGTATTTGACGAACCACCCGCCAGGCACCTTCGGCCTGCCGCCTGTGCGGGTCGGAATTAGCATCGGCGATTCTATCGCCGGCCTGTACGCAGCATTCGGCATTATGAGCGCACTTTGGCAACGTGATCGCAGCGGGGGCGATGGCGAATCCCGTATCCTCGACGTCGCCTTGACCGAAAGCGTCTTCAGCATGATGGAGGCGATGCTTCCAGAATATGGCCGGCTGGGGAAGATCAAGGAGCCGACCGGAGGAGGTATCGCGACCGCCGCTCCAAGCAATGCCTATCCGGCACAGGACGGCGGTTTTGTTCTGATCGCAGCCAATTCCGAACCGCTGTTCGCGCGGCTGATGGAGTTGATCGGACGTCCAGAGCTGGTCAGTGATGCGCGATTCGTCGGTAATCTTGCGCGCGTGGCACACGCCGTGGAGTTGGATGCGCTGATCTCTGATTGGACCCGCAATTATACTGCGGAAGCTCTGGAAGGGCTCCTGACAGCATCCGATATTCCAAATTCCCGCGCCTATACCGCCGCGGACGCCGCCAATGACGTCCAATATCTGGCGCGGGGCATGGTGCGTGAAATCGACGATCCATTGCTCGGCCCGGTCTTGCACAGCGGCATCGTGCCGCATGTGGAGGAAAGCCCGGGCGAGGTCCGCTGGGCGGGACCAGCAGTCGGACAGCACACCGAACTGGTGCTGCGCGAGGCAGGCTATGAGGCTGCCGATATTTCCGAATTCAAACGTAAGGGTGTCGTCATATGA
- a CDS encoding helix-turn-helix transcriptional regulator translates to MPVEQDLPLSTGQLSLHSLIDSIGDDCFASQLLLFLNEICGAEYCAIFRLEGTEPVGLAAASLDGSDTARQFANSYIESELWRSDPSMTAARFTYNHVHPSLISLDVQALENQELRNFIYPHVGHRVLVCGRSTIGHIALSILRKAGGDSFGEEDISHLEALASPLLSIVGKHVSATWQRQRLVHALSSLQEIEQCIALAPEALPRREAQVCSRILLGVSTIGIALELGVGEETVMTYRKRVYHRLGIATQRELLMWYVGLWSEAESMPRDLPFAMQAKLRG, encoded by the coding sequence ATGCCCGTCGAGCAAGACCTTCCCCTTTCAACCGGGCAGCTGAGCCTCCATTCGCTGATCGACTCTATTGGTGACGATTGCTTCGCATCGCAACTATTGCTTTTTCTGAATGAAATTTGCGGCGCGGAATATTGCGCCATATTCCGGCTCGAAGGCACCGAGCCCGTCGGACTTGCGGCAGCCAGCCTCGATGGCAGTGATACCGCTCGTCAGTTCGCGAACAGCTATATCGAATCAGAGCTCTGGCGCTCGGATCCGTCGATGACCGCCGCGCGCTTCACTTATAATCATGTCCATCCTTCGCTCATCAGCCTTGATGTTCAGGCACTGGAAAATCAGGAGCTTCGCAACTTCATCTACCCCCATGTCGGTCATCGAGTGCTGGTCTGCGGCCGATCGACCATCGGGCATATCGCGCTCAGCATCTTGCGGAAGGCGGGCGGTGATAGTTTTGGAGAGGAGGATATTTCGCACCTGGAGGCTCTTGCGTCTCCGCTTCTCTCGATCGTCGGAAAGCATGTCAGCGCCACATGGCAGCGGCAACGCCTTGTCCATGCTCTTAGCTCGCTACAGGAAATCGAACAGTGCATCGCTCTCGCGCCAGAGGCCCTGCCCCGCCGCGAAGCCCAGGTATGCTCCCGTATCCTCCTTGGGGTTTCGACCATCGGAATCGCGCTCGAGCTCGGAGTCGGCGAAGAAACAGTCATGACGTATCGCAAACGCGTCTATCATCGACTCGGCATCGCAACCCAGCGGGAGCTGCTCATGTGGTATGTCGGGCTATGGAGCGAAGCGGAATCGATGCCGCGCGACTTACCATTCGCTATGCAAGCCAAATTACGCGGCTGA